The Alosa sapidissima isolate fAloSap1 chromosome 5, fAloSap1.pri, whole genome shotgun sequence genome has a window encoding:
- the si:dkey-175g6.2 gene encoding neurosecretory protein VGF — protein MTRCHRSSCTSLLLLALLSVAPQLPASAATLPASDSPSSSSASGISGPHDIQVQQLAQAAAAMVGQGAIRTHRRGGGDDESGVRGVLAASERSSPPSPDVSAAWALASLLMDSIDHPRKEVEVEEEEEEEEERGPERERAADSDGDDKGISQEGVGREQLGYTQERMKEEEEESMETLREQVNMAARELADYKGPSDERGQQWGEVERDQNSTVTQKGSQLREGVVAEKVKEEEELREEEERSFERQVDNMANDLSKTSTNRDAGKLQRETRGYFQNIDLGLQDNEILPPLKGYKAYNQQLAQATKKLKWQEDKTKEPPAAVAAAAPGYERNFMDDFEQVADEDEDAARENEEARARAEQEELLRQQAEAEAARDEEQRLADIASDMLLEYMDRKQQTSFTKQRQKASILGNMAEDKRSNEVESDDDDGDMDLQTIDRLIEISSKLHLPADDVVEIISDVEEKKRRKDNPAVSVPRFRPLVAPSRPQTPLYKYSPPPAPPKISKPSKPFKSVNPYKKWYKEKGKSKVFKQDYWFKPAKQFMAYPSYPYYQKPYRAYYPVYFPPPKPRLYSKPAFAYDYNFEDSLDYGIKPPKRRNMNKLKGKGQSWKVMPMGPPSPYISNYIMPHPRTYYSLPMPKPQPPANRRPASSYYYPQDYDNVDLGEQQENDEELENFIEKIYFHRRIF, from the coding sequence ATGACCAGGTGTCACCGCTCCTCCTGCACCTCACTTCTGCTCTTAGCCCTCCTCAGCGTCGCCCCCCAGCTGCCCGCCAGCGCCGCCACTCTGCCCGCCAGCGACAGCCCCTCCAGCAGCAGCGCCAGTGGCATCAGTGGCCCTCATGACATCCAAGTCCAGCAGCTGGCACAGGCGGCAGCAGCCATGGTTGGGCAAGGCGCCATCAGGACGCACCGCAGAGGGGGCGGCGATGACGAGAGCGGCGTCCGTGGCGTGCTGGCCGCCTCGGAGCGGAGCTCGCCACCCTCCCCAGACGTGAGTGCAGCCTGGGCACTGGCCTCCCTTTTGATGGACTCGATAGACCATCCGAGgaaagaggtggaggtggaggaggaggaggaggaggaggaggagagggggccaGAGAGGGAGCGTGCGGCAGACTCAGATGGCGATGACAAGGGCATTAGTCAGGAGGGAGTCGGCAGAGAGCAGCTGGGATATACTCAAGAGCGgatgaaagaggaggaggaggagagcatgGAGACGCTGAGAGAGCAGGTCAACATGGCCGCTCGCGAGCTGGCGGATTACAAAGGCCCGTCGGACGAACGTGGGCAGCAgtggggagaggtggagagagatcaAAACTCAACTGTGACCCAAAAGGGGAGTCAGCtgagggagggggtggtggctgagaaggtgaaggaggaggaggagttgagggaggaggaggaaaggagttTTGAAAGGCAGGTAGACAACATGGCCAACGACCTGTCCAAAACCAGCACAAACAGGGATGCTGGCAAGCTCCAGCGCGAGACTAGAGGCTACTTCCAGAACATTGACCTGGGCCTCCAGGACAATGAGATTCTTCCGCCACTGAAGGGTTACAAGGCGTACAACCAGCAACTGGCCCAGGCCACCAAGAAGCTCAAGTGGCAGGAGGACAAGACGAAAGAGCCACCAGCGGCGGTGGCGGCCGCAGCACCAGGCTACGAACGGAACTTCATGGACGACTTTGAGCAGGTGGCGGACGAGGATGAGGATGCGGCGCGGGAGAATGAGGAAGCGCGTGCACGGGCGGAGCAGGAGGAGCTGCTACGTCAGCAGGCGGAAGCAGAGGCAGCGCGGGACGAGGAGCAGCGCCTGGCCGACATCGCCTCCGACATGCTCCTGGAGTACATGGACCGCAAGCAGCAGACGTCCTTCACCAAGCAGCGGCAGAAGGCCAGCATCCTGGGTAACATGGCCGAGGACAAGCGCTCCAACGAGGTGGAGAGTGACGATGACGACGGAGACATGGACCTCCAGACCATCGACCGGCTGATCGAGATCTCCAGCAAGCTGCACCTGCCCGCCGACGACGTCGTGGAGATCATCAGCGATGtcgaggagaagaagaggaggaaggacaACCCCGCGGTCAGTGTCCCTCGCTTCCGGCCCCTCGTGGCCCCCTCGAGACCCCAGACTCCGCTCTACAAGTATtccccaccccccgcccccccaaaaATCTCCAAACCCTCCAAACCCTTCAAGAGCGTCAATCCGTACAAAAAATGGTACAAGGAGAAGGGCAAATCCAAGGTGTTCAAACAGGATTACTGGTTTAAGCCGGCCAAACAATTTATGGCCTATCCTTCTTATCCATATTACCAAAAGCCATATCGAGCCTATTACCCTGTATACTTCCCCCCACCTAAGCCTCGCCTCTATTCAAAGCCAGCATTTGCATACGATTATAACTTTGAGGACTCACTGGACTATGGCATCAAGCCGCCCAAGCGCAGAAACATGAACAAACTTAAGGGGAAGGGGCAGAGCTGGAAGGTTATGCCTATGGGGCCCCCTTCCCCGTACATTTCCAATTACATTATGCCCCATCCTCGGACATATTACTCTCTCCCCATGCCAAAACCACAGCCCCCGGCCAACAGGAGACCTGCGTCGTCCTACTATTACCCCCAAGATTACGATAACGTGGATCTGGGGGAACAGCAGGAAAACGATGAAGAACTGGAGAACTTTATAGAGAAAATATACTTTCACCGTCGAATCTTTTAG